In Papaver somniferum cultivar HN1 chromosome 9, ASM357369v1, whole genome shotgun sequence, the genomic stretch TAGTTTTGTGATAATTCCATGGGAGAATTTATAAAGTACCCCGTACCTCGTTTTTATTGTTATCCTcgttttttataaattttttaaaGTGTCCAAACTGTTTTTTATCCAGGTAGTTAAcattagtttatttttttttaaagtttactTCTTTACCTTTAGTTTTCCATCCTAGTTAGTTAACACTAGTTTACGTTTACCTTCTACATCATTTTTCCAATTTGTCGAGCTCGGTTCAGGATCGTGTCATCATTTTCAGGTTCGTTTCATCATCCCCTGAAAGGGTTTATCATTCCCAAGTGTCTTGAGGTTTTTGGTTGGTGGACAATCAATCTTCTACAATATTTTTCAGGTTAGTCTAGCCCGGTTCAGGATCTTTACACCACTTTCAGGTTCGTGGAGCCTAGTTTAGGATCTTTACACCCTCTTTCAGGATCGTCGAATCATTTATCCTCTCTACCAAGGAGAtgtagttcaggggtaaataaaaaatttaattggAAAGATAACTGCCACCTAGCACTTAACTGGATGGAATTTGCATTTTACATAAAACAGGGTACTTTAGAAAATTTGTAAAAAACGGGGATACTTTTAAAGTGTACATTTCAAAACAGGGTACTTTATAAAATGTAAGAACTTGAGGACATTTGGTGAACCAAACTCAGTGGGTATGTTGCCTTGGACATGGTTATCTGCTAAGTAGGGAATTTCTAGGATTTGAAGGTTTTTGAGGAAGCTAATCATACAAATATTACCATTAAGATTGTTTTCATGTAGTAGAAGAAACTTTAAGGATATAATACTTGTTCAACCTCTTCTGGAATTTCTCCCATGAGATTATTGCTGCCAAAATTTTGAAATTCATGATACCTTCCCGTGTTCTAAATGAGAAAACCGATTGACAACATACCTTTCATAAGTCTTGTAACCAAGCTCCACTAGAAATCTCGAAACTTATCTCAAAAGAAAATTCGTCGAACACATGTTTTCAAAGAATTCAAAGCATAACATGTTAATAGTTCTAAGAGCATCCAAAGAAAAGAAGACTGGAAATCATAGACGCAATCAAACATAAATAACTTAACAGCTGCTGTTACTAATGTGAATCACATTAACTTGACTAAACCATGCTGAAGATACTACTCCATAAAATTAGTTCTATTGTCTAGCTAATACACTCCGTCAAGCACTCCTTCAAGCAACAAATCTTCACCTATTTCGAGATAGGTTTCCATATCTGATCGGGAGAGTAGTCCAGACATTTTCTCTCGCACGTCATCCTTCCAAGCAATCAGCTTAGCCTCTACCTTTCTCATCACATTCCTGAGAATCCTCATCTTTGATTTTGTTGCGCGTAAATGCTGACCATACTCCAGGAGTTCCGCCTTAAAAATCTGCATGTTACTACCCTTACCTTTTTTCACATGTTCAAATCTTTCTCGCAACCATCCAATGTTAAACTCAAGTTTCTCAGCCATTGTTATCAGATCTTCCCATCTATCAATCATTTCAGATGATAAATCTACATAGTGGCACTTTTGCATATCAATAATAGAACACATCAAGTCTTTGACCACCATAACTAGGATTGGATACGAAAAAATTGGCATCACTTTGATTGAAGGAATATGACCGTATTTTAACCATATCTGCCTATATAGCGGGGCCTGCGTTGTCAAAATATGGAAGCCTCCAATATCTTCAAATTCCTGCTTGTCCTCACAAAAACCCATGTGTTCTTCACCAAAAGGTTGTCCAGCGCCTGGGTACTCTATTAATCCTGTACTAGGTTTCTCACTTTTTGTCTTTACAATCTGCAGGTTTGGGTTTTCGTCACTCGCATAACCCTCTTCTTCACCATCTTTCGTGTCCCCCTTGCTCGCATCaccctcatcttcatcatcttttgtATCCTCCTCGATCAAATCaccctcatcttcatcatcttttgtATCCTCCTTCATCCTACAAGTAACCACAACCTCAATGGTGCAAGTATCATTCACTATATATCCTTTATTATGGTCATGGAGTTCACTAAGACGTATGAATAATGGAATACCCCAGCCAACAATATTGTCTTCGGTGAAATTGTGTTTCAGTTCTGCAAAGCCGAAAGTGATTACTAGCTAATTAGGTAAGGGTAACAACATGCAAACACATATATCATCAACAAACAACAGTGAAGTAATATATCCAGATAATAATACCTTTTCTGACTTTTATTTTTCGATCGGTTTGACTAGTAATTCCAAAGCTGATCTCTGCATATGGCAATTTGTTCCAGTCCAAAGGGATAAGGAATATCgacatgtgttcatacacattGCCTATACCCTTTGGATAAATCAGTACTTTCCTGTAATCAAAAGCAACTCATTTGGAAATATACTAACatgcaacagcaatcaaaaccaAAAGAATTATTAGTAAACATGAGGAGCCATACCAATTAAAAGTACCAACAGAGATAGCATCAGAGTATGTTCCTTTTTGAGCGTCCAGCTTTGAAAAGTTTTCAATCCTCCAATTaaacttagaagaagaagaaagctctgcaatatatgtttccatctttgGTAATGTAAAGAAGAAACTGTTGGAATTACCAGAGACTTGTTTCAGCAAGGGATGTAGAATACATGCACTTATGAGCTTTTAAGCCTTTTGGGAGAAATAAGAAAGACTATTACTCTTGGAGAATTTATTATTATCTGATGGTCAGAATTCTAGAGAGAGAGAGTTGGGTCTTGGAATTGGATTAATGAGCACATTTCACAAGACTTCAGCATAAAAGATCGAGTGGAACCATGGGAGTACTGAATATTACACTGTGATATGGTCCTATATTGCACAACAAATGGTCTCTTCTTCTCCGTGGTACCCATTTACACATTTTATGAGGTACACTTGGTTATTAAGATGTGGAGAAGTATCTCCACTTGACACCCGAATATCAGAAATTGGTTGGGTGCGTCACTCACTGTTCATGATTACATACAGCTTGTGATGAAAGTTTAGGATTTACACAAGTTCGTCTGTTCGCGCACAAAGCTTTACACATCCAAACTAACTAGTATTCGGTTTGGAAGTTAGTAAATCTCAACACTGAGTATAATAAAACTTgaagaaaataaattatttatgtgGCGTTTCTTGCTGGGGAAAGAGTTCGATTGGATATGGAAATTCTCAACACTGAGTATAATAAAACTTgaagaaaataaattattttccCGGTGCTATGTTCTAATCATGCAAATTCTCCATCTTTTTTTCGTATTGACAAATGATAATCCAAATTAAATTAAGATAACAACAACTAAAAGAAAAGGGTGATGACGAAAAGAAAGTGACTTCGGATTGAAGCTAGGTTCTCACTAAAGAACCATGCTTCTCAATTGCCAAGGGATCACTTAGGTTGCCCTCCGTTAATCTACCTCGTGATTCTAAAACTTCTTATCAAAAGCGCAATTCAAAGGATTACAGGCAATGGCGGAACCAAAGGTGGGCTAGACCTGGATCTAGCCACCCCAAAAATTTAAAATCAGTATTTAGTCTTTAATTTGACATTGTTTTATATTCAATCCTCAACATTTTAGTGTTTAGTCCCCCCTATTTTTTAGATTTCTATAGCTTAGTCCACCGAAATCTATAAAAAAGTATTTTTTAGCCCCCCTTAATCCTAAAAAACATGGCTCACTGGACACGGCCATGACCACAGTTTGCATTACACAATCTAGTCAATGGAAAACCTGAAACACATTCAAGTTTTCTCTCGTGAGAAAGGTGAAAATATTTCTGTTTATTGTGGGACTGTGTGACATTTGCGACGTAAGTGTTGCACGtttttgaaattcaaaagaaaaaaacgaaCGACATTAACTTCACTCCAATTAAACATACAActgtgttaaggatcgagcaagagagaggagagcataaacgcgcggaactaatagactacattgataataattttttGGTGTGttaactttcatggctcaacgacctatttatattgttcacaaacttgacgaccactcaaggcactttcctaactaagatcaaactctaaacataaacactttcctaatataactctcacaacttaatgtgcgtATCTCCTGAATATAGATTCTCCTATATTATTCCctattaccctccctcaagatggagcatggagatcacgaatgcccatcttggacaaaagaagcttaacttcggttttcttctcttcttttttttcaacgcttttgcgaaaaaaaatcttcaaatcGTAGTTTTAAGGACGTTatggtccccttcatagtttaaggacatttcggtccccttcgtagtttaaggacattacggtcccatcttcggaaGTTTAAAGACATTACGTTCCTCTTCagagtttaaggacgtttcggtccccttcggaagtttaaggacgtTACGGTCCCATTTTCGGAAGTtttag encodes the following:
- the LOC113311335 gene encoding MATH domain and coiled-coil domain-containing protein At3g58210-like produces the protein METYIAELSSSSKFNWRIENFSKLDAQKGTYSDAISVGTFNWKVLIYPKGIGNVYEHMSIFLIPLDWNKLPYAEISFGITSQTDRKIKVRKELKHNFTEDNIVGWGIPLFIRLSELHDHNKGYIVNDTCTIEVVVTCRMKEDTKDDEDEGDLIEEDTKDDEDEGDASKGDTKDGEEEGYASDENPNLQIVKTKSEKPSTGLIEYPGAGQPFGEEHMGFCEDKQEFEDIGGFHILTTQAPLYRQIWLKYGHIPSIKVMPIFSYPILVMVVKDLMCSIIDMQKCHYVDLSSEMIDRWEDLITMAEKLEFNIGWLRERFEHVKKGKGSNMQIFKAELLEYGQHLRATKSKMRILRNVMRKVEAKLIAWKDDVREKMSGLLSRSDMETYLEIGEDLLLEGVLDGVY